Proteins encoded together in one Salvelinus fontinalis isolate EN_2023a chromosome 6, ASM2944872v1, whole genome shotgun sequence window:
- the LOC129857696 gene encoding fatty acid-binding protein 10-A, liver basic-like, producing the protein MAFSGTWQVYAQENYEEFLRAISLPEDVIKLAKDIKPVTEIQQNGNDFVITSKTPGKSVTNSFTIGKESDITTMDGKKLKCTVRLEGGKLMCNTDKFSSIQELKGGEMVETLTVGSTSLIRRSKKL; encoded by the exons atGGCCTTCAGTGGAACGTGGCAGGTGTATGCTCAGGAGAACTACGAGGAGTTTCTCAGGGCCATCT CCCTCCCAGAAGATGTTATCAAGCTGGCCAAAGACATCAAGCCCGTCACTGAGATCCAGCAGAACGGCAATGACTTTGTCATCACCTCCAAAACTCCTGGCAAGTCCGTCACCAACTCCTTCACCATCGGCAAAGAGTCCGACATCACCACCATGGATGGCAAAAAGCTCAAG TGCACTGTCAGACTGGAGGGAGGAAAGCTGATGTGCAACACAGATAAATTCTCCAGCATCCAGGAGCTCAAGGGAGGAGAGATGGTTGAG ACGCTGACAGTGGGCTCTACGTCACTCATCAGGAGGAGCAAAAAGTTGTGA